In Halobacteriovorax marinus SJ, the following proteins share a genomic window:
- the sppA gene encoding signal peptide peptidase SppA, which produces MQTKNRAVVGILLMVFLFFVILMVFATFTVKVFNDESKVFDSQNKRGQIAVIEVSGPIMQAKETVELLEKAEKDKSVKAIILRINSPGGAVGPTQEIYEEIRRIDSAYNPEDKTASGKPIYASFDAIAASGGYYLGAAARKIYASPGTLTGSIGVIMNFTDLSKVFEYFKVKQTPVKAGKYKDIGSPHRSMTNEESGLMNKMIQVVHKQFMRDIEATRKEKLTKEILELAQGQIFSGEEAKELGLVDELGSLWKAGRDIHKELNLEGEFALKYIKKKKKSGFWDLVDNLDQATTNIRLSTMVNYMPMLIFGK; this is translated from the coding sequence GTGCAAACAAAAAACAGGGCAGTTGTTGGAATCCTTTTAATGGTCTTCCTATTCTTTGTAATTTTAATGGTCTTTGCTACTTTCACAGTAAAAGTCTTTAATGATGAGTCAAAGGTCTTTGACTCTCAAAATAAAAGAGGTCAAATAGCAGTTATTGAAGTCTCGGGTCCTATAATGCAGGCCAAGGAAACTGTAGAGCTATTAGAAAAGGCCGAAAAAGATAAATCAGTTAAAGCAATTATTCTAAGAATTAACTCACCGGGCGGTGCCGTTGGTCCTACTCAAGAAATCTATGAAGAGATAAGAAGAATAGATAGCGCTTACAATCCAGAGGATAAGACCGCTAGTGGAAAGCCAATCTATGCAAGTTTTGATGCTATTGCAGCTAGTGGTGGATACTATCTAGGGGCAGCAGCTAGAAAGATTTACGCTTCGCCAGGAACTTTAACAGGTTCCATCGGTGTAATTATGAACTTCACAGATCTCTCTAAGGTTTTTGAGTACTTCAAAGTTAAACAGACTCCAGTCAAAGCAGGGAAGTATAAAGATATTGGTTCTCCTCATAGATCAATGACAAATGAAGAGTCTGGATTGATGAATAAGATGATTCAAGTCGTTCACAAGCAATTCATGAGAGATATTGAGGCCACGAGAAAAGAGAAATTAACTAAAGAGATTTTAGAGTTGGCACAAGGGCAAATATTTTCTGGAGAGGAAGCTAAGGAGCTAGGTCTTGTAGATGAGCTTGGAAGTCTTTGGAAGGCGGGAAGAGATATTCATAAAGAGTTAAACCTAGAGGGAGAGTTTGCTCTAAAGTATATTAAGAAAAAGAAGAAGAGCGGATTTTGGGACCTTGTAGATAACCTTGATCAAGCGACGACAAATATTAGGCTTAGTACAATGGTTAACTATATGCCGATGTTGATTTTTGGAAAATAG
- the rlmN gene encoding 23S rRNA (adenine(2503)-C(2))-methyltransferase RlmN produces MAKKEVSLYSLTLEELREYLKEQGFAKFAADQVYNWIFKRYEFDFDKWSNVSGKIKKHFEENLDTFLPKVVWNGLSKDGTRKFLIGMNDSNTVEAVAIPAKNNRLTLCVSSQIGCAIGCTFCHTGTMGLTRHLTTGEVVGQYLAVTKWLRENVDEEARLTNIVYMGQGEPLHNFNNVKQATKVFMEEKGIGLGQRKITLSTSGLVPQIEKLQDFPPVNVAISLHAAHNNIRTELMPINKAYDLTRLFEAIRKIPLKAHRWITYEYILIADLNDRVEDLDGLSDLLDKKVSKVNLIPFNEYPESKFKRPSDEKIKWFQDELNRRGYICTTRTTKGTDILAACGQLKSEHDKLNLWAD; encoded by the coding sequence TTGGCCAAGAAAGAAGTCTCACTATATTCACTAACCCTAGAGGAATTGAGAGAGTATCTCAAAGAGCAGGGCTTTGCTAAATTTGCAGCAGATCAAGTTTATAATTGGATCTTTAAGCGCTATGAGTTTGACTTTGATAAGTGGTCAAATGTTTCAGGTAAAATCAAAAAACACTTCGAAGAAAATTTAGATACCTTCCTTCCAAAAGTCGTTTGGAATGGATTGAGTAAAGATGGAACAAGAAAATTCCTCATTGGAATGAATGACTCAAATACTGTTGAAGCGGTGGCCATTCCTGCAAAGAATAATAGACTTACTCTTTGTGTCTCTTCGCAGATTGGATGTGCTATTGGTTGTACATTTTGCCACACAGGTACAATGGGACTAACAAGACATTTAACAACAGGTGAAGTTGTTGGACAGTATCTTGCCGTTACAAAGTGGTTACGAGAGAATGTTGACGAAGAGGCGAGGCTAACAAATATCGTCTACATGGGACAAGGTGAACCTCTTCATAATTTTAATAATGTAAAGCAGGCCACGAAAGTCTTTATGGAAGAGAAGGGGATTGGTCTAGGACAAAGAAAAATCACTCTTTCAACTTCGGGACTCGTTCCACAAATTGAAAAGCTTCAGGACTTTCCTCCTGTAAATGTGGCGATTTCTCTACATGCTGCTCACAATAATATTCGTACAGAGTTAATGCCTATTAATAAGGCCTATGATTTAACGAGGCTTTTTGAGGCCATTAGAAAAATTCCTCTAAAGGCCCATCGTTGGATTACTTATGAATATATTCTCATTGCAGATCTTAATGATAGAGTTGAGGATCTTGATGGCTTGAGTGATCTCTTAGATAAGAAAGTTTCTAAAGTTAACCTTATTCCTTTTAATGAATATCCAGAGTCTAAATTTAAGAGACCAAGTGATGAAAAAATTAAGTGGTTTCAAGATGAACTAAATAGAAGGGGTTATATTTGTACGACTCGTACAACGAAAGGAACTGATATCTTAGCAGCTTGTGGTCAGTTAAAAAGTGAGCACGATAAGCTCAATCTCTGGGCCGATTAA
- a CDS encoding TrmH family RNA methyltransferase, with protein sequence MKVVFKAHEEKLEINDKNFDHHTMRSIVEDSLNDQRKELIERILDQRISGLSVILESLGDLGNLQAISRTCDNFGVQKLEIIETKGPMKWTNRTSQGAHKWVTMQKWYETKDCLQYFKDRGVQIVSTAFSDKAIPYTEVDFTKPTALLMGNESFGISEVAREMSDVECIIPSYGYSQSLNVSVAAAIVIEHATSQIRKAHQGGGDFNEEQREFFKSFFYFQANQYSRALMREHFKKKAL encoded by the coding sequence ATGAAAGTCGTATTTAAAGCACATGAAGAAAAGTTAGAAATTAATGATAAGAACTTTGATCATCACACTATGAGATCCATTGTAGAGGACTCTCTAAATGATCAAAGAAAAGAGTTAATTGAGAGAATTTTAGACCAGAGGATTTCAGGTTTAAGTGTGATTTTGGAGAGCTTGGGAGATCTTGGAAACCTGCAAGCTATCTCGAGAACTTGTGATAACTTCGGTGTTCAAAAATTAGAAATCATTGAAACAAAAGGTCCAATGAAGTGGACTAATAGAACATCTCAAGGGGCCCACAAGTGGGTCACAATGCAGAAGTGGTATGAAACGAAAGACTGCTTACAATATTTCAAAGATAGAGGAGTACAAATTGTCTCAACTGCTTTTAGTGATAAGGCGATTCCTTATACTGAAGTAGATTTTACTAAACCCACCGCTCTTTTAATGGGGAATGAGTCTTTTGGAATTTCTGAAGTTGCAAGAGAGATGAGTGATGTAGAGTGTATTATTCCAAGCTATGGTTATTCTCAATCTCTAAACGTCTCCGTGGCCGCGGCAATAGTGATAGAGCATGCTACTAGTCAAATACGAAAGGCTCACCAAGGTGGAGGAGATTTTAATGAAGAGCAAAGGGAGTTCTTTAAGAGTTTCTTTTACTTTCAGGCGAATCAATACTCAAGGGCGTTAATGAGAGAACACTTCAAAAAAAAGGCCCTGTAG
- a CDS encoding response regulator transcription factor codes for MEKKKIFLLDDEQDMLDTISEILLREFDVVTESNCLKAIDILKVNKFDAILLDINMPVMNGFSVYKEISKYIDLRRTTVMFLSSITKVETKVEGLELGADDYIIKPVLSRELLARVKNRINRLEKEAPSVYQYGSTRLSVDSQRLEIHGEVVDITPTEYKILHCLWKNVGKMVSKNDLSQSVWGVSDIDAHTIDSHVSNLRKKLTEPEVEILVAKGRGITLNLRV; via the coding sequence ATGGAAAAAAAGAAAATATTTCTCTTAGATGATGAACAGGACATGCTTGATACAATTTCAGAAATTCTCCTTAGAGAATTTGATGTTGTTACCGAGAGCAATTGTCTTAAGGCGATAGATATTTTAAAGGTCAATAAATTTGATGCTATTCTCTTAGATATCAATATGCCAGTAATGAATGGATTTTCTGTTTATAAAGAAATTTCAAAATATATAGATTTAAGAAGAACGACAGTCATGTTTCTCTCTAGTATTACCAAGGTTGAGACGAAGGTCGAAGGTCTTGAGCTTGGTGCCGATGACTATATAATTAAACCAGTATTATCGAGAGAGCTACTTGCTAGAGTAAAAAATAGAATAAATAGACTCGAAAAAGAAGCTCCAAGTGTCTATCAATACGGCTCAACTAGGTTGTCTGTTGACTCGCAAAGGCTTGAAATCCATGGGGAAGTTGTGGATATTACGCCAACTGAATATAAGATTCTTCACTGTCTTTGGAAGAATGTTGGGAAAATGGTCTCGAAGAATGATCTCTCTCAGTCTGTGTGGGGCGTCTCGGATATTGATGCTCATACAATTGATAGCCATGTATCAAATCTTAGAAAGAAGCTCACTGAGCCAGAAGTTGAAATTTTAGTGGCAAAAGGGCGTGGAATTACACTCAATTTACGAGTGTAA
- a CDS encoding glucose-6-phosphate isomerase (catalyzes the formation of D-fructose 6-phosphate from D-glucose 6-phosphate) yields the protein MNIELTSPIARDEDLFSEDFLREKLSEFKKIIADPAIGFFDLPQTQKYAKACEEVYEKYKGAKNFIHVGIGGSSLGPEMLITALGKSDTRFEFINNIDPERIADQLKGLDPNDSIFYFVSKSGGTAEMTAAMALIINWLEDKGLNQEEWSKKFIFATDPKKSILLDLATELKITTLEIPSDIGGRFSVLTPVGLFPALFADIDIYQLLDGASKSRENCLSEDVLNNELLNTCSFLYDLKNFDITQTVFMPYSSKLRDFCFWFTQLWAESLGKRLDNDGEEVFTGLTPIPGYGATDQHSQMQLFMEGPLDKCLLLLEVEKFSCDFSLNSNLDYPSFNKLSSHTLADLMKAELYGTIKALKENGRPHIHFKIIENNAEAMGELIIFFESLTALMGHYLNVNPFDQPGVELGKVYAYEKLAKGF from the coding sequence ATGAATATTGAATTAACAAGTCCTATCGCCAGAGATGAAGATCTCTTTAGTGAAGATTTCCTACGAGAGAAGCTATCAGAGTTTAAGAAAATCATCGCAGATCCAGCAATTGGATTCTTTGATCTTCCGCAAACCCAGAAATACGCTAAGGCATGTGAAGAAGTTTATGAGAAGTATAAGGGTGCAAAGAACTTTATTCACGTTGGAATAGGAGGAAGTTCTCTTGGTCCTGAAATGCTTATCACTGCTCTTGGAAAGAGTGATACTCGTTTTGAGTTCATCAACAATATAGATCCCGAGAGAATTGCTGACCAATTAAAAGGTCTTGATCCAAATGATTCAATCTTCTACTTTGTTTCAAAGTCAGGGGGAACAGCTGAAATGACCGCGGCCATGGCCCTCATTATAAATTGGCTTGAAGACAAGGGACTTAATCAGGAAGAGTGGAGTAAGAAATTTATTTTTGCAACCGACCCTAAGAAGAGCATTCTTCTAGATCTTGCTACAGAACTCAAAATAACAACATTAGAGATTCCTTCAGATATCGGTGGAAGATTTAGTGTTCTCACTCCTGTTGGCCTCTTTCCTGCCCTATTTGCTGATATTGATATTTATCAGCTTTTAGATGGTGCGAGCAAATCTCGAGAGAATTGTCTAAGTGAAGACGTTTTAAATAATGAACTCCTCAATACTTGTTCATTTCTCTATGACTTAAAAAACTTTGATATCACTCAAACGGTCTTCATGCCTTACTCTTCTAAACTTAGAGACTTTTGTTTTTGGTTTACACAATTATGGGCCGAAAGTTTAGGCAAGAGATTAGACAATGATGGAGAAGAAGTCTTTACTGGGCTCACTCCTATTCCAGGGTATGGAGCTACAGATCAACATTCACAGATGCAGCTCTTTATGGAAGGACCACTAGATAAGTGCCTTCTTTTATTGGAAGTCGAGAAATTTTCTTGTGATTTCTCACTCAACTCCAATTTAGATTATCCATCATTCAATAAGTTATCTTCCCATACACTAGCAGACCTCATGAAGGCCGAGCTTTATGGTACGATAAAGGCCTTAAAAGAAAATGGCCGTCCACATATTCACTTCAAGATTATTGAAAATAACGCCGAAGCTATGGGTGAATTAATAATCTTTTTTGAAAGCTTGACTGCTTTAATGGGGCATTACTTAAATGTTAATCCATTTGATCAGCCAGGTGTTGAACTTGGAAAGGTGTACGCTTACGAGAAATTGGCCAAAGGCTTCTAG
- a CDS encoding acyl-CoA dehydrogenase family protein, translating to MLSELQVELSNQLKRFCLDKIEPHMEEDDSNENFRMDIYNQIGELGVAGVTIPEEYGGAGLSYQDLCVVLSELAKSSVSYAVTLSVSTMSQSILAEFGNEEQKKKYLPALTSGEEIAAFALSESHSGSDAAALKTTAKKVEGGYILNGTKMWITSGGIAKTYIVMARTGEEGHKGISAFIVRDGAEGFSYGKKENKMGWKVSPTRELVFENCFVPEEDLLQTEGMGFKIALSALDRGRITIGSIAVGLAQRALDEAVKYALDRKQFNQAIFDFQGLQFMMTDMATEVECSRLLVEEAARNFDNGIKNQKVACMAKLKATDTAMKVTTDAVQVLGGVGYTSEYPVERFMRDAKVLQIVEGTNQIQKVVIGRCLKKEYAQ from the coding sequence GTGTTAAGTGAATTACAAGTCGAATTATCAAATCAACTCAAGAGATTTTGTCTTGATAAAATTGAACCTCATATGGAGGAAGACGATAGTAATGAAAACTTTAGAATGGACATCTACAATCAAATTGGAGAACTAGGTGTTGCAGGAGTTACAATTCCCGAAGAGTACGGAGGTGCTGGACTTAGTTACCAAGACCTTTGTGTTGTCTTAAGTGAACTTGCGAAGTCATCTGTATCTTATGCTGTCACTCTTTCAGTTTCTACAATGTCTCAATCAATTCTCGCTGAGTTTGGTAATGAAGAGCAAAAGAAAAAATATCTTCCGGCCCTAACAAGTGGTGAAGAAATCGCGGCATTCGCACTCTCGGAATCACACTCAGGATCAGACGCTGCTGCACTAAAAACAACAGCAAAGAAAGTTGAAGGTGGATACATTTTAAATGGTACAAAGATGTGGATCACTTCTGGTGGTATTGCCAAAACTTATATTGTAATGGCAAGAACTGGAGAGGAAGGTCATAAAGGAATTTCTGCTTTCATCGTAAGAGATGGAGCCGAAGGTTTCTCATACGGAAAGAAAGAAAATAAAATGGGGTGGAAAGTTTCCCCTACTCGCGAATTAGTTTTTGAAAATTGTTTTGTTCCAGAAGAAGATCTTTTGCAAACAGAAGGTATGGGATTTAAGATCGCACTTAGCGCTCTTGATAGAGGAAGAATTACAATTGGATCTATTGCCGTAGGTCTTGCCCAAAGGGCCCTCGACGAAGCTGTTAAGTATGCTCTTGATAGAAAGCAATTTAACCAAGCAATCTTCGACTTCCAAGGTTTACAATTTATGATGACAGACATGGCGACAGAAGTTGAGTGCTCTCGTCTACTGGTTGAGGAAGCCGCTAGAAATTTTGATAATGGAATCAAGAATCAAAAAGTTGCATGTATGGCAAAACTTAAGGCCACAGATACGGCAATGAAAGTTACAACTGACGCTGTTCAAGTCTTAGGCGGAGTTGGTTATACAAGTGAATACCCAGTAGAGCGTTTTATGAGAGACGCTAAAGTACTCCAAATTGTAGAGGGTACAAACCAAATCCAAAAAGTCGTCATAGGTAGATGTCTAAAAAAGGAATATGCTCAATGA
- a CDS encoding helix-turn-helix domain-containing protein translates to MLLTLVRNPDRLHSKDVLVKSLWAGGHYGKSKAIDTHICNLRRKIRGASHTIKSTKGRGIGLAKASVERFI, encoded by the coding sequence ATCCTATTAACTCTTGTAAGAAACCCAGATAGATTACATTCAAAAGATGTTCTCGTGAAATCTCTTTGGGCCGGTGGTCACTATGGTAAGTCTAAGGCCATTGATACTCATATTTGTAACTTAAGACGAAAAATTAGAGGTGCTAGTCACACAATCAAGTCGACAAAAGGAAGAGGCATTGGACTTGCCAAGGCCTCTGTAGAAAGGTTTATTTAA
- a CDS encoding endonuclease/exonuclease/phosphatase family protein: protein MKKAILFLAVFLASQLTTYAWLGVEVPKDDKVLTNYGSSKQDSINGEAFNVFVWNIYKAKKEGWDSQFKSVIKDYDLFLLQEMLTTENVLNIFSHTEGVSFTGATSFMYKKDGKRTGVATGSKVEPTWQKFLRSKKREPVLSTPKITLFTKYPIKNSEKELLVVNIHAINFVSSLSLHSQLQDAADIIKKHNGPSVFAGDFNTWTLEKQLFLKKITKEVGMKEVEFKNDTRKKMFGFILDFIFVKNLQVLDSQVHNDLYSSDHKAISAQLKMIK from the coding sequence ATGAAAAAGGCCATTCTATTTCTAGCAGTATTCTTAGCATCACAACTCACTACCTACGCATGGCTTGGAGTTGAGGTTCCTAAAGATGATAAAGTTCTAACTAACTATGGAAGCTCAAAGCAAGATTCTATCAATGGTGAAGCATTCAATGTCTTTGTTTGGAATATATATAAGGCCAAGAAAGAAGGCTGGGACAGTCAGTTTAAATCAGTAATTAAAGATTACGACCTATTTCTTTTACAAGAAATGCTAACAACAGAGAATGTTTTAAATATTTTCTCTCACACTGAGGGTGTGTCATTTACGGGCGCGACTTCTTTTATGTATAAGAAAGATGGTAAGAGAACGGGAGTTGCAACTGGGTCTAAAGTAGAACCAACGTGGCAAAAGTTTTTAAGAAGTAAGAAGAGAGAACCAGTTCTCTCTACTCCAAAGATCACTCTCTTTACAAAGTACCCTATCAAAAATTCAGAAAAAGAGCTTTTAGTCGTTAATATTCATGCTATTAACTTTGTCTCTTCTCTCTCTTTGCACTCTCAACTACAAGACGCAGCTGATATCATTAAGAAGCACAATGGACCTTCTGTTTTTGCGGGAGACTTCAATACTTGGACTCTTGAAAAGCAATTATTTCTAAAGAAGATCACGAAAGAAGTGGGCATGAAAGAAGTTGAATTTAAGAATGATACTAGAAAAAAGATGTTTGGTTTTATCTTAGATTTTATTTTCGTTAAAAACTTACAAGTTCTAGATTCACAAGTACACAATGACCTTTATAGTTCAGACCATAAGGCCATTAGTGCACAACTAAAAATGATTAAATAA
- a CDS encoding acyl-CoA dehydrogenase family protein, with translation MWFFTEEEKQIKELCADFARRELAPVAEKHDTEESFNIEAFRKMGELGVLGITADPKYGGAGMGAVAATIVMEEFGKACASSTLSYLAHSILCVNNIQNNASEEQKEKYLPKLISGEHIGCMGMSEPEYGSDAVGIQTKAEKKDDHYLLNGTKMWITNAEYADVAYVYTRTGKERKNLSTFIVEKGAEGFSIGKPIHKMGMRASPTGELVFDNCKVPHSALVGNEGDSIYHMMKNLELERITIAGISLGIAQACVDQCVKYAGEREQFGKSLGNYQMIQKMIAEMATETEMMRRFLYTVAKEYDDGKKGPMVAAQVKLQIPKMATKIALDAIQLHGGYGYSREFPVERMMRDNKLNEIGAGTNEVMIMIIAKELLSLSKTAN, from the coding sequence ATGTGGTTTTTTACTGAAGAAGAAAAACAGATAAAAGAATTATGCGCTGACTTTGCTCGCAGAGAACTTGCTCCTGTAGCAGAGAAGCACGATACAGAAGAAAGCTTCAACATTGAAGCCTTTAGAAAAATGGGAGAACTTGGAGTTCTTGGTATTACTGCCGATCCAAAGTACGGTGGTGCTGGAATGGGTGCTGTCGCAGCAACAATAGTCATGGAAGAGTTTGGAAAAGCTTGTGCATCATCAACACTAAGTTACCTCGCCCACTCTATTCTTTGCGTAAACAATATTCAAAACAATGCTTCTGAAGAGCAAAAAGAAAAATATCTTCCAAAGCTCATCTCCGGTGAACATATCGGTTGTATGGGAATGAGTGAGCCTGAGTATGGTTCCGATGCAGTTGGTATTCAAACAAAAGCGGAAAAGAAGGATGATCACTATCTTTTAAACGGTACTAAGATGTGGATCACAAACGCAGAGTATGCAGACGTTGCGTATGTTTACACAAGAACAGGGAAAGAGAGAAAGAACCTTTCAACTTTCATTGTAGAAAAAGGCGCTGAAGGTTTTTCAATAGGAAAGCCAATTCATAAAATGGGTATGAGAGCTTCCCCTACGGGCGAGCTTGTTTTTGATAACTGTAAAGTTCCTCACAGTGCTCTTGTTGGAAACGAAGGTGACTCTATTTATCACATGATGAAGAACCTTGAGCTAGAGAGAATTACTATTGCGGGTATCTCTCTTGGTATTGCTCAGGCCTGTGTTGATCAATGTGTTAAGTATGCAGGAGAAAGAGAGCAATTTGGTAAGAGCCTAGGTAACTACCAAATGATCCAAAAAATGATTGCAGAAATGGCAACTGAAACAGAGATGATGAGAAGATTCCTCTACACTGTTGCTAAAGAATATGATGATGGGAAGAAGGGACCAATGGTTGCCGCGCAAGTTAAGCTTCAGATCCCAAAGATGGCCACAAAGATTGCCCTGGATGCTATTCAGCTTCACGGTGGTTATGGTTACTCAAGAGAGTTCCCTGTTGAAAGAATGATGAGGGATAATAAACTTAACGAAATTGGTGCTGGAACTAATGAAGTTATGATTATGATCATCGCAAAAGAGCTACTCTCTCTTAGTAAAACAGCTAATTAA
- a CDS encoding response regulator transcription factor, whose amino-acid sequence MEAKIIYFDENIENHLLLQGSIRDQFNVTPINRREVLLGELSKRSDIDLILLDDSDVSGGFFEFLNDVLIAIDKEQVALILISSRDSVENRVKAFDYGVDDFLTRPITANELNARLSNKVEKYKKTSALELEFGNLSISISDQRALIDGRDTCLTPIEF is encoded by the coding sequence ATGGAAGCAAAAATTATCTACTTTGACGAAAATATAGAAAATCATTTACTACTACAGGGATCGATTAGAGATCAATTTAATGTAACGCCGATTAATCGACGAGAGGTTTTACTTGGTGAACTCAGTAAGAGAAGTGACATTGATCTTATTCTCTTAGATGATAGCGATGTTAGTGGTGGCTTTTTTGAATTTCTAAATGACGTTCTGATAGCGATAGATAAAGAGCAAGTTGCTCTCATTTTAATTTCGTCTAGAGATTCAGTTGAAAATAGAGTTAAGGCCTTTGATTATGGAGTTGATGATTTTCTTACTAGGCCAATTACTGCAAATGAATTAAACGCTAGACTCTCTAATAAAGTTGAGAAATATAAAAAGACAAGTGCTCTAGAACTAGAGTTTGGAAATTTAAGTATTAGTATTAGTGATCAGAGAGCTCTGATTGATGGTAGGGATACTTGTTTAACTCCTATTGAATTTTAA
- a CDS encoding GGDEF domain-containing protein, which produces MSDDSTVVLTDIKAALASAENEAQQKPAALLVVGGDLNGTIFDLDQNEITCGRNADNSIPLEFNGISRHHFKVVNQGDDNWSVEDTGSKNGTFLNNKKIEGSVALNKGDMIKLGSMALKFLPKGDPERLTYDKLSMEANTDGHTGCYNKTYFNNRIELEVKKSKVTGDPLSLILFDLDHFKSLNDNYGHDAGDFVLKELADVIRGGGVRDNDVFARYGGEEFVILLPKTNLKQSFEIAERLRKLVQDHDFNYEGKILPVTASIGVADYRQGVTSGTELFKRADESVYKSKEGGRNQVNFYRAQ; this is translated from the coding sequence ATGAGTGACGATTCTACAGTTGTACTAACCGACATTAAAGCAGCACTTGCTTCAGCAGAGAATGAAGCACAACAAAAGCCAGCCGCCCTATTGGTAGTTGGTGGAGATTTGAATGGAACAATTTTTGATCTAGATCAAAATGAAATTACCTGTGGAAGAAATGCTGATAATAGCATTCCTCTAGAGTTTAATGGAATTTCTAGACACCATTTTAAAGTTGTAAATCAAGGTGATGATAATTGGTCGGTTGAAGATACTGGTTCTAAGAATGGTACCTTTTTAAATAATAAGAAAATCGAAGGTTCAGTTGCCTTAAACAAAGGTGACATGATCAAGCTTGGTAGTATGGCCCTTAAGTTTCTTCCTAAGGGAGATCCTGAGAGACTAACTTATGACAAGCTTAGTATGGAAGCCAATACTGATGGACATACAGGTTGTTATAATAAGACATACTTCAACAATAGAATCGAACTAGAAGTTAAGAAGTCAAAAGTTACAGGTGATCCTCTATCACTCATTCTCTTTGACCTAGACCACTTTAAATCATTAAATGATAACTATGGTCACGATGCTGGAGACTTTGTATTAAAAGAATTAGCTGATGTTATCAGAGGTGGCGGAGTTAGAGATAATGATGTCTTCGCTAGATATGGTGGAGAGGAATTTGTAATCTTACTTCCAAAGACTAACTTAAAGCAGTCTTTTGAAATTGCAGAAAGACTTAGAAAGCTAGTTCAAGACCATGACTTTAACTATGAAGGAAAGATTCTTCCAGTTACTGCTTCAATCGGAGTGGCCGACTACCGTCAAGGTGTGACTTCAGGTACAGAACTCTTTAAGAGAGCAGATGAATCTGTTTATAAGTCAAAAGAAGGTGGAAGAAATCAAGTGAACTTCTATCGAGCACAATGA